Proteins encoded in a region of the Zea mays cultivar B73 chromosome 4, Zm-B73-REFERENCE-NAM-5.0, whole genome shotgun sequence genome:
- the LOC100280237 gene encoding Ribonuclease TUDOR 1 encodes MASNTGASGWLRGKVKAVTSGDCLLIMGSSKAEIPPEKSITLSYLMAPRLARRGGVDEPFAWESREFLRKLCIGKEVTFRVDYTAPNIGREFGTVYLGDKNVAYSVISAGWARVKEQGPKGGEQNSYLAELLRLEEVAKQQGVGRWSKEPGAAEESIRDLPPSAIGEGSGFDAKGFAVSNKGKSLEAIVEQVRDGSTVRVYLLPNFQFVQIYVAGVQAPSMGRRPSVPTVIAETDDNANIANAEDPEGTPAQLTTAQRLVASAASAEIPPDRYGREAKHFTETRVLNRDVRIVVEGTDSFSNIIGSVYYPDGETAKDLALELVENGLAKYVEWSANMLDVEVKIKLKNAELQAKKDQLRIWTGFKPPATNSKPIHDQKFNGKVVEVVSGDCIIVADDSAPYGSPSAERRVNLSSIRAPKLGNARTDVKPDHFAREAKEFLRTRLIGKQVAVEMEYSRRISTVDGQSAAPTANMADTRVLDYGSVFLGSPSQTDGDDTSSAPSSASQPGVNVAELLLSRGFAKTSKHRDYEERSHYYDALLAAESRAEKAKKGVHSQKESPVMHITDLTTVSAKKAKDFLPFLQRNRRHSAIVEYVFSGHRFKLTIPKETCSIAFSLSGVRCPGKGEPYSDEAIALMRRRILQRDVEIEVEAVDRTGTFIGSLWESKTNMGSVLLEAGLAKLSSFGLDRTSDAYILTRAEQSAKQQKIKIWENYVEGENASNGSTPESKQKQILKVVVTEVLGGGKFYVQTMGDQRVASIQQQLASLKLKDAPVIGAFNPVKGEIVLAQFSVDNSWNRAMIVNGPRSVESPDDKFEVFYIDYGNQEVVTYSRLRPVDPSVSSSPALAQLCSLAFIKVPSLEDDFGQEAAEYLSECLLSSSKQYRAMIEEHDTSGGKSKGQGTGNVLIVTLVDAETESSINATMLEEGLARLERSKRWDTRERKTALQNLEQFQDKAKKERLRIWQYGDVESDEDEQAPPARKPGGRR; translated from the exons ATGGCATCCAACACAGGAGCATCAGGATGGCTCAGGGGTAAGGTGAAGGCTGTGACATCTGGAGATTGTCTACTAATCATGGGGAGCTCAAAAGCTGAGATCCCACCTGAGAAGTCCATCACCCTGTCCTACCTTATGGCCCCAAGGCTG GCTCGCCGTGGTGGAGTTGACGAGCCCTTTGCATGGGAAAGCAGAGAGTTTCTAAGGAAGCTTTGTATAGGGAAG GAGGTCACATTCAGAGTGGATTATACGGCTCCTAATATTGGACGAGAATTCGGAACTGTTTATCTAGGTGACAAGAATGTTGCGTACTCAGTAATTTCTGCTGGATGGGCAAGG GTAAAGGAGCAAGGCCCAAAGGGGGGCGAACAAAATTCGTACCTTGCCGAGCTGTTGAGGTTGGAGGAAGTTGCCAAACAACAGGGTGTTGGTCGTTGGAGCAAG GAACCTGGTGCTGCTGAAGAGTCAATAAGAGATCTTCCACCATCCGCAATTGGTGAAGGAAGTGGTTTTGATGCAAAGGGTTTTGCGGTTTCCAATAAAGGCAAGAGTTTGGAGGCCATTGTTGAACAAGTTCGTGATGGCAGTACTGTTCGTGTGTATTTACTCCCTAATTTCCAGTTTGTGCAGATATATGTTGCTGGAGTACAG GCTCCATCAATGGGAAGACGTCCATCGGTACCTACTGTAATTGCTGAAACTGATGATAATGCTAATATCGCGAACGCTGAAGATCCTGAGGGAACACCTGCGCAACTGACTACAGCACAAAGGCTAGTTGCATCTGCAGCTTCTGCTGAAATTCCACCAGATAGGTATGGAAGAGAAGCCAAACATTTCACAGAGACTAGAGTTCTCAACAGAGAT GTGCGTATTGTGGTGGAAGGCACAGACAGCTTTAGTAATATAATTGGTTCTGTGTATTACCCTGATGGAGAGACTGCAAAGGACTTGGCCCTTGAGCTTGTCGAAAAT GGGCTGGCAAAGTATGTTGAGTGGAGTGCCAATATGCTTGATGTTGAAGTAAAAATAAAGCTGAAGAATGCAGAACTTCAGGCTAAAAAGGATCAATTGAGAATCTGGACAGGGTTTAAGCCACCAGCGACAAACTCGAAGCCCATTCATGACCAGAAATTTAATGGAAAA GTGGTAGAGGTTGTAAGTGGGGATTGCATTATTGTGGCTGATGATTCTGCTCCATATGGAAGTCCTTCAGCTGAACGTCGGGTTAATCTGTCAAGCATTAGGGCTCCTAAGTTGGGCAATGCTCGTACAGATGTGAAGCCTGACCATTTTGCTCGTGAAGCTAAGGAGTTCTTACGCACGAGGTTGATTGGCAAACAA GTGGCTGTTGAAATGGAATACTCTCGAAGGATCAGCACTGTAGATGGACAGAGTGCTGCTCCAACAGCAAACATGGCTGATACAAGAGTTTTAGATTATGGGTCAGTTTTTCTGGGTTCACCATCACAGACTGATGGAGATGACACATCTTCTGCTCCGAGCTCTGCTAGCCAGCCTGGAGTTAATGTTGCTGAGCTTTTGCTCTCACGAGGCTTTGCTAAAACATCTAAACACAGGGATTATGAGGAAAGGTCACACTATTATGATGCTTTATTAGCAGCTGAATCACGCGCTGAGAAAGCAAAGAAAGGCGTGCATTCTCAGAAAGAATCTCCTGTGATGCATATAACAGATTTAACAACT GTATCTGCAAAGAAGGCCAAAGATTTTCTTCCCTTCTTGCAGCGGAACAGAAGGCATTCGGCCATCGTTGAATATGTTTTTAGTGGCCATCGGTTCAAACTAACAATTCCCAAGGAGACTTGTAGTATCGCCTTCTCATTATCTGGTGTCCGTTGTCCTGGTAAAGGCGAGCCATACTCAGACGAAGCTATTGCTTTGATGAGGAGAAGGATACTTCAACGAGATGTGGAG ATAGAGGTTGAAGCAGTTGATAGGACAGGAACGTTCATAGGTTCTTTGTGGGAGTCCAAGACCAACATGGGCTCTGTGCTTCTGGAAGCTGGACTTGCCAAGCTGAGTTCATTTGGCTTGGATAGGACCTCAGATGCTTATATCCTAACAAGAGCTGAACAGTCTGCGAAGCAACAGAAGATTAAG ATATGGGAGAACTATGTCGAGGGTGAAAATGCTTCCAATGGATCCACACCTGAATCTAAACAAAAGCAAATTCTCAAG GTTGTTGTCACGGAAGTTCTTGGTGGTGGGAAGTTTTATGTTCAGACAATGGGTGACCAGAGGGTGGCTTCAATTCAACAGCAGCTTGCATCTTTGAAACTTAAAGATGCGCCGGTCATTGGTGCTTTTAATCCTGTGAAGGGAGAGATAGTCCTCGCACAATTTAGCGTTGACAACTCCTGGAACAGAGCTATG ATTGTTAATGGACCTCGTTCTGTTGAATCTCCGGACGACAAGTTTGAAGTATTCTATATTGACTATGGCAACCAAGAGGTGGTTACCTACAGTCGTTTACGACCTGTAGACCCATCTGTTTCCTCGTCTCCTGCTCTTGCTCAGCTATGCAGCCTTGCTTTCATAAAAGTGCCCAGTCTTGAGGATGACTTTGGTCAGGAAGCAGCAGAGTATCTAAGTGAATGTTTGCTCAGTAGCTCAAAGCAATACCGGGCAATGATCGAAGAACATGATACTTCTGGGGGGAAATCAAAAGGACAAGGAACCGGAAATGTTCTCATTGTTACTCTTGTTGATGCGGAGACAGAAAGTAGCATAAACGCTACCATGCTTGAG GAAGGGCTTGCCCGGCTCGAAAGAAGCAAGAGATGGGACACTAGGGAGAGGAAGACGGCTCTCCAGAACCTGGAACAGTTCCAGGACAAGGCAAAGAAGGAAAGGCTGCGGATTTGGCAGTACGGAGATGTTGAATCGGACGAGGACGAGCAGGCCCCGCCTGCAAGGAAGCCTGGAGGTCGTCGGTAG